The following proteins are encoded in a genomic region of Desulfosporosinus youngiae DSM 17734:
- a CDS encoding phage tail terminator family protein: MLLITVNLIRDSIISVLDQNFPDISIYEEELAEDFEEPCFFVKLLSASQEQLLGQRYQRFHFFDLHYYGGSNGNLHDMAEQLYDKMELISVDGRLVRGTGMRHEIVDGVLHFFVAYNFYVLRRAESDRLMQSMKQEGYVRG, from the coding sequence ATTTTATTGATAACTGTCAACCTCATTCGCGACAGCATTATATCGGTATTGGATCAGAATTTTCCCGATATAAGCATTTATGAAGAAGAACTTGCGGAGGATTTTGAAGAACCTTGTTTTTTTGTAAAGCTCCTTTCTGCGTCCCAGGAGCAACTGCTTGGCCAGCGGTATCAACGGTTTCATTTCTTTGATCTTCATTATTATGGAGGAAGTAATGGAAACCTGCATGACATGGCAGAGCAGCTCTATGACAAGATGGAGCTGATCAGCGTGGACGGCAGGCTTGTCAGGGGTACCGGAATGCGTCATGAAATTGTTGACGGGGTACTTCATTTTTTTGTAGCCTATAATTTTTATGTACTGCGCAGGGCTGAATCAGATCGGCTAATGCAGTCTATGAAACAGGAGGGGTATGTACGTGGTTGA
- a CDS encoding phage scaffolding protein → MEKHSSQKVRVLLLCRRFGTAGVKEQDITGHDRAKSDDERTIIMNKEQFLALGLREELAVKAAAASQVELRSYIPKLRFDEVNGAKKQLEKDIATRDKQIEDLKKVDTAGLQVEIINLRSENKKAKENYEADVKAITLTNALKLALTGKAHDPDIVASLLDKTKIELNENGSIKVGLDDQLKSLKESKAFLFSEEKKENQGFQFKGVRPVEGSAPKEGFY, encoded by the coding sequence ATGGAAAAGCACTCGAGCCAAAAGGTAAGAGTGCTTTTATTGTGCCGCCGTTTCGGTACTGCCGGCGTAAAAGAACAGGACATCACCGGACACGACCGGGCAAAAAGTGACGATGAAAGGACGATAATCATGAATAAAGAGCAGTTTCTTGCCCTCGGGTTGAGAGAGGAATTAGCAGTGAAGGCCGCGGCAGCGTCTCAAGTTGAGCTGAGGAGCTATATTCCAAAATTACGTTTCGATGAAGTGAACGGCGCTAAAAAGCAGCTGGAAAAGGACATTGCTACCCGGGATAAGCAGATTGAAGACCTAAAGAAAGTGGATACTGCCGGCCTTCAGGTTGAGATTATTAACCTCCGAAGTGAAAATAAAAAGGCTAAGGAGAACTATGAGGCTGACGTGAAGGCCATTACGCTAACTAATGCCCTTAAGTTGGCTCTAACTGGCAAGGCCCACGATCCAGATATTGTTGCTAGTCTGCTGGACAAAACAAAGATTGAACTAAATGAGAACGGGTCAATTAAAGTCGGCTTAGACGATCAGCTCAAATCGTTAAAAGAATCCAAGGCTTTTTTATTTAGTGAGGAGAAAAAGGAAAACCAGGGATTCCAGTTCAAAGGGGTTAGGCCGGTTGAAGGGTCTGCACCAAAGGAGGGATTTTATTGA
- a CDS encoding phage portal protein, protein MIIENERIATMSVAGVKNLTNLEQIISIKVSEWKSSHKRKEMIKGENYYRNKTDILNRERREIGASGEKEIVGNLSNNKLVNGFFRKLVDQKVGYLFSKPLSVQTDIQDYQKQLATFWGKSMLRMLQNIGKEAIKKGIAWLHVYYDETGQLSFMRIPSEEIIPLWYNAAHRDLQAVIRVYEVETYEETRRTVVTKIEWWDINGVKRYILQSGGQYGLVPDIEEGEEGAHFTVVQGDSVKPVNWERVPFIAFKYNEEEQSLLDLIKELIDDYDARKSDNVNKLEDLTNSSYVAYKVHMEMNRKDIYEFGRGVLFEPDKIGNSPSGIDLKVLYAGLDMDANIIESEFQASLEQLRWFIDAHIANTTGRDYSNEAVDFRFNRDILIKESAVIEDAKNNRGII, encoded by the coding sequence GTGATTATAGAAAATGAGCGCATCGCCACAATGAGCGTGGCCGGCGTAAAAAATTTGACGAACTTGGAGCAGATTATCTCTATAAAGGTTAGCGAGTGGAAGTCGTCTCATAAGCGAAAAGAGATGATCAAAGGGGAGAATTATTACCGAAATAAAACAGACATCCTGAACCGTGAACGAAGGGAGATCGGGGCCAGTGGGGAAAAAGAAATTGTTGGGAATTTATCAAATAATAAATTGGTCAATGGCTTTTTTCGCAAGCTGGTAGATCAGAAAGTTGGATATTTGTTTTCCAAACCGCTGAGCGTACAGACAGACATCCAAGACTATCAAAAGCAGCTTGCCACTTTTTGGGGAAAGTCGATGCTTCGAATGCTGCAGAATATTGGAAAAGAGGCAATCAAGAAAGGTATTGCCTGGCTGCACGTCTACTATGACGAAACTGGCCAATTGTCCTTTATGAGGATCCCATCGGAAGAAATCATTCCCCTTTGGTATAATGCAGCACATAGAGATTTGCAGGCTGTGATCAGAGTTTATGAGGTGGAGACCTACGAAGAAACACGGCGAACTGTCGTAACGAAGATTGAATGGTGGGATATAAACGGCGTAAAACGATATATTCTACAAAGCGGGGGACAGTACGGACTAGTTCCCGATATAGAGGAAGGAGAAGAAGGGGCGCACTTTACAGTTGTTCAGGGAGATAGCGTAAAACCAGTCAATTGGGAGCGTGTACCCTTCATTGCCTTTAAATATAACGAAGAAGAGCAATCTCTTTTGGATCTGATCAAAGAGCTGATTGATGACTATGACGCCCGAAAGAGTGACAATGTCAACAAGTTAGAGGATCTGACAAATTCTAGTTATGTGGCATATAAAGTTCATATGGAGATGAACCGCAAAGATATCTATGAATTTGGCAGAGGCGTTTTATTCGAGCCTGACAAGATTGGAAACAGCCCGTCGGGAATCGATCTTAAAGTTCTTTATGCTGGTCTGGACATGGATGCCAATATTATCGAATCTGAATTTCAAGCGAGTTTAGAACAGCTGCGCTGGTTTATTGATGCTCATATTGCCAATACCACCGGCCGGGATTACTCGAATGAGGCGGTTGATTTTCGTTTTAACCGGGATATCCTTATTAAGGAAAGTGCAGTAATTGAAGATGCCAAAAACAACCGTGGAATTATATAG
- a CDS encoding sigma-70 family RNA polymerase sigma factor: MKWQRGEDVSNWNQGRLYVSRKLNKGEEWRKLKLNNEVLKLIETVVNKVAQESAKAATQDTLVERNFFQETETLLYNYQALKLKVAQDEEFLFDPEAYTTPTNNRSKDIIRFSTSNTGSHGLDIDRYTQGIKSSMMRTRQEVMRIDRALEVIKDDKYYEIVPMKYWDGMTIESIASDLECDEKTVRRNKNRLVNKLKIMLFGADALNENVRVLPD; the protein is encoded by the coding sequence ATGAAGTGGCAGAGAGGGGAGGATGTAAGCAACTGGAATCAAGGGAGATTGTATGTAAGCCGTAAGTTAAATAAAGGAGAGGAGTGGAGAAAATTGAAACTCAATAATGAAGTTCTTAAACTAATTGAAACGGTTGTAAATAAGGTGGCTCAAGAAAGCGCAAAAGCTGCGACGCAAGATACACTTGTTGAACGTAATTTCTTTCAAGAAACAGAAACCCTGCTGTATAATTACCAAGCTTTGAAGCTAAAGGTTGCTCAAGATGAAGAATTCTTATTTGATCCTGAAGCCTATACAACTCCTACGAATAATCGCTCAAAAGACATTATAAGGTTTTCAACGAGTAATACCGGAAGTCATGGATTGGATATTGACAGATATACGCAAGGTATAAAGTCAAGCATGATGCGGACGAGGCAGGAGGTAATGAGGATTGACAGGGCCCTTGAAGTGATTAAAGATGATAAATATTATGAAATAGTTCCCATGAAATACTGGGATGGAATGACTATTGAAAGCATTGCCTCGGATCTTGAATGTGATGAAAAAACTGTAAGAAGAAATAAAAATCGCCTGGTGAATAAACTAAAGATTATGCTTTTCGGAGCAGATGCTTTGAATGAAAATGTCCGGGTCCTGCCCGATTGA
- a CDS encoding helix-turn-helix transcriptional regulator encodes MQKRRNFFSACRKKKGKQKEVAKDLGISEVYVRMIENGTFNPGRDLMFKMSRYFDEPIEILFPDLYGSREKH; translated from the coding sequence ATGCAAAAAAGGCGCAACTTCTTCTCCGCGTGTAGGAAGAAAAAGGGCAAACAAAAAGAGGTTGCCAAAGACTTGGGGATCTCTGAGGTTTATGTGCGGATGATTGAGAATGGAACATTTAATCCTGGCAGAGATTTAATGTTCAAAATGTCTAGGTATTTTGATGAACCAATTGAAATATTGTTTCCTGATCTTTACGGGAGCCGCGAAAAGCATTGA
- a CDS encoding helix-turn-helix domain-containing protein, which yields MIGEILAELRNRRGLTQDQMAEALNVKRPRYNSWENNIAKPDIEMLQKIAKFHNVTPDYILNFESDSPVPSWATAKDKRDFKKMLEEDDDLMFDGIPIESDDRQRIKDVLTGLFWEAKQMNKRKKKPDSTNDTKK from the coding sequence ATGATTGGTGAAATCCTTGCCGAATTAAGAAATAGAAGAGGGCTTACTCAAGACCAGATGGCTGAGGCCCTAAATGTAAAAAGACCTCGCTACAATTCTTGGGAAAACAATATAGCTAAGCCAGACATAGAAATGCTCCAAAAGATAGCTAAATTTCATAATGTTACACCCGACTATATTCTTAATTTTGAATCTGACAGCCCAGTCCCCTCCTGGGCCACTGCAAAAGATAAGCGCGATTTCAAGAAAATGCTCGAAGAAGACGATGACTTAATGTTTGATGGCATCCCTATCGAAAGCGATGACCGCCAGAGAATCAAAGACGTTCTCACCGGCCTTTTCTGGGAAGCCAAACAGATGAACAAACGCAAAAAGAAACCTGACAGCACAAACGACACCAAGAAATAA
- a CDS encoding ImmA/IrrE family metallo-endopeptidase — protein MDKLIHTLTRKYKTNNPFTIAEHLGIHIRFADLGEHTRGIYYSKLRRRFIVINSRLNSHWQRFICAHELAHDRLHRGLNRFFLDKYSFSNANKYERQANRFAVQLILINTNIHSGETIEDFFLKNGVPTEMIKYYTRNS, from the coding sequence ATGGACAAACTTATACATACTTTAACCCGTAAGTATAAAACCAATAACCCCTTCACTATCGCTGAACATCTTGGAATTCATATTCGTTTTGCTGATCTGGGGGAGCACACTCGAGGTATTTATTATAGTAAGCTCAGACGTAGATTTATCGTAATTAATTCTAGGCTGAATTCTCATTGGCAGCGATTCATATGCGCCCACGAGCTGGCACACGACAGACTTCACAGGGGTCTAAACCGCTTTTTCTTAGATAAATACTCCTTTTCAAACGCCAATAAGTACGAAAGACAGGCAAATCGATTCGCCGTTCAACTAATTTTAATTAATACAAATATACATTCAGGTGAGACCATTGAAGACTTTTTTCTTAAAAATGGCGTTCCGACCGAGATGATTAAATACTATACAAGAAACTCTTAA
- a CDS encoding peptidoglycan-binding protein, translated as MRILRIGSTGEDVIQLQSTLSILNYNPGITDGIFGVKTASAVIQFQKDYGLVHDGIVGPITWGYLQRQSTAYKIYIIKPGDTFYKIARANNTSLSGLIAANPGLDPQRLRIGQAIQLYPIYLTDPSIRIIYPKDGAILPYGDIEIIWTPVLGATSYTVDVTDRDTALPYLRNYTANVPADKNSFILPKGHLIIGHRYEITVYILDPSTGYNVPKYMPKVNVTIDESPVKSPEILIPQDNTIVSKTNFVLQYVQPDIEGNIDRTLILTSATSSYSTTLKVNTDHPEIPEQLPSFWFDGVPSGEYKAVIVYENRTQSIKLKSEPIQVTLTE; from the coding sequence TTGCGAATATTACGTATAGGATCGACTGGAGAAGATGTTATTCAATTACAGTCCACTTTAAGTATCTTGAACTATAATCCAGGGATAACTGATGGGATTTTTGGAGTAAAAACAGCGTCTGCAGTAATCCAATTTCAAAAAGACTACGGACTTGTTCACGATGGAATAGTAGGGCCAATAACCTGGGGGTATCTACAGCGTCAGAGTACTGCCTATAAAATTTACATTATCAAACCGGGTGATACATTTTACAAAATAGCTCGCGCAAATAACACGTCTCTTTCAGGGCTCATCGCTGCTAATCCAGGCCTTGATCCCCAAAGGTTGAGGATTGGTCAAGCAATTCAGCTCTATCCTATTTATTTAACGGATCCATCTATACGTATCATTTATCCTAAAGATGGAGCTATACTGCCTTATGGCGATATTGAAATAATCTGGACTCCGGTTCTGGGTGCTACGAGTTACACTGTAGATGTTACAGACAGGGATACAGCGCTGCCATATCTTCGCAATTATACAGCTAATGTGCCTGCCGATAAAAACAGTTTCATATTACCCAAGGGTCATTTAATAATAGGTCATCGTTATGAAATTACAGTATATATACTTGATCCATCAACGGGTTATAATGTTCCAAAATATATGCCAAAGGTCAATGTGACTATTGACGAAAGCCCAGTAAAGTCTCCTGAAATATTGATTCCACAAGACAACACGATAGTATCCAAAACTAATTTTGTACTACAATATGTCCAACCAGACATAGAAGGGAACATTGATCGAACTTTGATCTTGACATCAGCTACCAGCTCTTATAGTACGACTTTAAAGGTCAATACTGATCATCCAGAGATTCCCGAACAACTGCCATCTTTTTGGTTTGACGGTGTTCCTAGTGGCGAGTATAAAGCAGTTATAGTTTATGAAAATAGAACTCAAAGTATTAAGCTTAAAAGTGAACCTATTCAAGTTACTCTTACTGAATGA
- a CDS encoding helix-turn-helix transcriptional regulator — translation MDSSLRKKPRIQNNLRYYREKLGVTQKEMEYRTGVGNRHWPSYENGTHEPKVSLAQCMAAAFNDIAAEKEIELKRLTVDDLYPPQ, via the coding sequence ATGGATAGTAGTTTAAGAAAAAAGCCAAGAATTCAAAATAACCTTCGATATTACCGGGAAAAACTCGGAGTCACTCAAAAAGAGATGGAGTATCGAACTGGTGTCGGAAATCGTCACTGGCCCTCCTACGAAAATGGGACTCACGAGCCTAAGGTTTCATTGGCTCAGTGCATGGCGGCTGCATTTAATGATATAGCCGCCGAAAAAGAAATTGAATTAAAAAGGTTAACAGTCGATGATCTGTACCCCCCTCAATAG
- a CDS encoding M23 family metallopeptidase, which produces MIIAALKTGVILAIVTMVMTKPVLFMSYMHVIVLLGCTSLIVLYVGGFRPGIRWVGITLVGYILLHIFIDVNGNGETFVKGEYIAPVIGPVSSPYGPRASSPDGFHYGIDFAVPEGTRVLASKPGTICFAGYKGNIVGNVVEINHQDGAQTMYAHNSQVLVYVGQSVQQGDVIALSGNTGRSTGPHVHFEIRLDNGKTSVDPAPHLNLQ; this is translated from the coding sequence ATGATTATTGCGGCTTTAAAGACCGGAGTTATTTTAGCAATTGTAACAATGGTTATGACGAAGCCGGTTTTATTCATGAGCTACATGCATGTTATTGTTCTACTTGGCTGTACGTCGTTAATCGTTCTATACGTAGGAGGATTCAGGCCGGGTATCAGATGGGTCGGTATAACTTTAGTGGGATACATTCTGCTTCACATTTTCATTGATGTAAACGGCAACGGAGAGACTTTCGTCAAAGGGGAATATATTGCTCCTGTAATTGGTCCTGTATCCAGCCCTTACGGACCGCGTGCCTCTTCCCCTGACGGTTTTCATTACGGTATCGACTTCGCCGTTCCCGAAGGAACCAGAGTGCTTGCGAGTAAGCCTGGTACAATATGCTTTGCCGGGTATAAGGGAAATATCGTTGGGAACGTTGTAGAAATCAACCATCAAGACGGGGCGCAGACTATGTACGCGCATAACAGCCAGGTTTTAGTTTACGTAGGCCAATCCGTGCAACAAGGTGACGTAATAGCTTTAAGCGGTAACACAGGCCGTAGCACTGGACCACATGTGCATTTTGAAATAAGGCTGGATAACGGGAAAACCTCAGTAGATCCTGCACCTCACTTAAATTTACAGTAA
- a CDS encoding P63C domain-containing protein yields MGEQLRKAAYKGDVVIGNIRIPCAVLDNGKRVLSETGITHAILGTASGASRRLKKEHQEAGAPLPVFIAPKNLKPFVDKALDVGSLDPILYLDGKRTVSGYDASILPTVCDIWLNAREANILQKQQLDKALKAEILMRGLAHTGIIALIDEATGYQEVREKDALQKLLAIYLTDERLKWAKMFPDEYYRQLFRLRKWNYDPLDTHRPRLVGKLTNQLVYEKLPPGVLDELKKLNPVKNKQSGRREATHHQHLSTDIGQKDLRDHLMQLIAIMRISSSWEIFKKNFQKAFPPSSGIQEELFEEEDL; encoded by the coding sequence ATGGGGGAACAATTGCGGAAAGCGGCATATAAGGGCGACGTTGTCATTGGTAATATTAGAATACCTTGCGCTGTGTTAGACAATGGGAAAAGAGTATTAAGCGAAACTGGTATAACCCATGCTATACTAGGAACGGCAAGCGGTGCATCAAGGCGACTAAAAAAAGAACACCAAGAAGCCGGGGCCCCTTTGCCCGTTTTTATAGCCCCTAAAAACCTGAAACCCTTTGTTGATAAGGCTTTAGATGTCGGGTCCCTTGATCCAATTTTATATTTAGACGGGAAAAGAACCGTCAGTGGTTACGATGCATCAATTCTTCCTACTGTATGTGATATTTGGCTTAATGCAAGAGAGGCAAATATATTACAGAAACAACAATTAGATAAGGCATTGAAAGCAGAAATTCTTATGAGGGGCCTTGCTCATACAGGTATAATAGCTTTGATTGACGAGGCTACTGGATATCAAGAAGTAAGAGAAAAAGATGCCCTTCAAAAATTGCTAGCCATTTACTTGACAGATGAAAGACTAAAATGGGCAAAAATGTTCCCAGATGAATATTATCGACAACTATTTAGATTGAGAAAATGGAATTATGATCCCCTTGATACACACAGACCGAGATTGGTTGGAAAATTGACTAATCAATTGGTATATGAAAAGCTGCCCCCCGGTGTTCTTGATGAGCTAAAGAAATTGAACCCCGTCAAAAATAAACAGTCAGGTAGAAGAGAAGCTACCCACCACCAACATCTTTCAACAGACATTGGACAAAAGGACTTACGTGACCATCTTATGCAGTTGATAGCTATCATGAGGATATCATCTTCGTGGGAAATATTTAAAAAGAATTTTCAAAAGGCTTTTCCTCCTTCAAGCGGAATACAGGAAGAATTATTTGAAGAAGAAGATCTATAA
- a CDS encoding nucleoid-associated protein, with amino-acid sequence MITIINKAILHILDFKSGIMVFSDQELDIGSKSVLTFLTKHIEKIMNDSGSKSGNFNADSSYKKKLTEYVTDNIDFTSFSVHTAELVYSAISLSDILEPADLIVCDVNIDDKRFIAILKCNNKVGFTHQVIKNEGKIQNGIINHYAILPNISQKIDEYAIIEVSSLDIRFCDKKRFIDGKDTYILSDIVLGCNSTISPKNAIDLLHSITRMVSENHGQSSVAAISKVKNYLVENAEVSEYLDTTELGKEVFNSSPIMQEEYIKEVKNTGIPETVKVDRSFAIKKGKNHRIKTDTGIEITFPADYFHNKDYIEFINNPDGTLSIEMKNIGKIINK; translated from the coding sequence TTGATAACGATAATAAATAAGGCTATTCTGCATATTCTGGATTTCAAGTCCGGTATAATGGTATTTTCAGATCAGGAATTAGATATAGGGAGTAAAAGTGTTCTTACTTTCTTAACGAAACATATTGAAAAGATAATGAACGATTCTGGTTCAAAATCTGGTAATTTTAATGCAGATAGTAGTTACAAGAAAAAACTTACGGAATACGTTACCGATAATATAGACTTTACTAGTTTTTCTGTTCATACCGCAGAATTAGTATACTCCGCTATATCTCTATCAGATATTTTAGAACCTGCAGATTTAATCGTTTGTGACGTGAACATTGATGATAAAAGGTTTATTGCAATATTAAAATGTAATAATAAAGTGGGGTTTACTCATCAAGTAATTAAAAATGAGGGAAAAATACAAAATGGAATCATCAATCATTATGCTATATTACCAAATATTTCACAAAAAATCGATGAATATGCCATTATTGAGGTAAGCTCTCTAGATATTAGATTCTGTGACAAGAAAAGATTTATTGATGGTAAGGATACTTATATCCTATCCGATATAGTTTTAGGATGTAACTCTACTATTTCTCCTAAAAACGCAATTGATTTGCTTCATTCCATTACACGCATGGTATCAGAGAATCATGGACAAAGCAGTGTTGCGGCTATCTCTAAGGTTAAAAATTATTTAGTAGAAAACGCGGAAGTATCAGAATACTTAGATACGACAGAATTAGGCAAAGAAGTATTTAACTCTTCTCCTATAATGCAAGAAGAATATATTAAAGAAGTAAAAAATACTGGCATTCCCGAGACAGTAAAGGTAGATAGATCCTTTGCAATCAAAAAGGGAAAAAATCATAGGATTAAAACTGACACGGGAATCGAAATAACATTTCCAGCGGATTACTTCCATAATAAGGACTATATTGAGTTCATTAATAATCCTGATGGAACTTTATCTATAGAGATGAAGAATATAGGTAAGATAATCAATAAATAG
- a CDS encoding N-acetylmuramoyl-L-alanine amidase: MPVIEWHPSPNYSSRGGRKIIAIVDHVTAGSYPGCLNWLCNPASQSSAHYLVTKTGRILQLVKEGDTAWHAGIRNKPSWALYDGTNPNTYTLGIEHEGQPGDVMPEAQYQATLWLHKDLTQKYGIPIDADHIIGHYRIDSVNRPNCPGVGFPWDRLFKDLKGGRDVLKTAVLLYTKEDFWAGYDVAVKHGNCAIFVRPPDLSVPAEARAAEKLIVVGGATTNHPNEVLLSGNDKYQTAAAVAKYLG; the protein is encoded by the coding sequence ATGCCAGTAATCGAATGGCATCCATCCCCGAATTACAGTAGCAGGGGAGGACGCAAAATCATTGCCATAGTGGACCACGTCACCGCCGGCAGTTACCCTGGCTGTCTCAATTGGCTTTGCAATCCGGCTTCGCAATCGAGTGCTCACTATCTCGTAACAAAGACAGGCCGCATCCTGCAGCTGGTCAAAGAAGGAGACACGGCTTGGCACGCGGGCATTCGCAACAAGCCAAGCTGGGCTTTGTATGATGGCACGAACCCAAACACTTACACACTCGGGATCGAGCATGAGGGCCAGCCAGGAGATGTGATGCCGGAGGCCCAATACCAAGCCACGCTTTGGCTGCACAAGGATCTAACGCAAAAATACGGTATACCGATTGATGCTGATCACATCATAGGGCATTACCGTATCGACAGTGTTAATAGGCCTAATTGCCCGGGGGTTGGATTCCCGTGGGATAGGTTATTCAAGGATTTGAAGGGAGGGAGAGATGTGCTAAAAACAGCTGTCCTACTATATACGAAGGAAGACTTCTGGGCGGGGTATGATGTTGCCGTAAAGCATGGTAATTGTGCCATCTTTGTGCGGCCTCCGGATCTCTCTGTGCCGGCGGAGGCTAGGGCGGCTGAAAAGCTGATCGTGGTGGGCGGGGCAACGACCAATCATCCAAACGAAGTCCTGTTGAGTGGGAACGATAAATATCAGACAGCGGCTGCTGTGGCGAAGTATTTGGGGTAA
- a CDS encoding hemolysin XhlA family protein — translation MGDQQEVLMEIRERVVRVETKLDAQNDLRERVCSVEEKATETEQRSKSNTHRIDKLEANNTWLWRTVAGAIISAGVGTLALLK, via the coding sequence GTGGGAGATCAGCAAGAAGTACTTATGGAGATCCGGGAGCGCGTAGTGAGAGTCGAAACAAAATTGGACGCTCAAAACGACCTCAGGGAGAGGGTGTGCTCTGTCGAAGAAAAGGCAACCGAAACCGAGCAACGGTCAAAATCGAATACTCATCGCATTGACAAACTTGAAGCAAACAATACATGGCTCTGGCGCACTGTCGCTGGGGCCATCATTAGTGCGGGAGTGGGGACGTTAGCGTTATTAAAATGA
- a CDS encoding tail fiber protein yields MQTTANYGLKKPDGTDIVNIQDFNDNVDVIDQKLKQAMDAAGEIGSHADTHRPGGSDPIPTAAPSGGLGTANAAGSSTSLARADHAHLAFDSTNPVANGTASAGSAATAARRDHVHPTDTTRAPLASPALTGTPTAPTAAADTSTTQIATTAFVTGQAGTVTPNMDGSAAVGTSKKYAREDHRHPADTTRAPLASPALTGTPTAPTAAVDTSTTQVATTAFVVNQAASTSPVMDGTATAGTSKRYARADHVHPVDTSRAAQTDLVAHLAEDATLTTKGHVQLSSSTTSTSTTLAATPSAVKVAMDKANAAIPSSQKGVANGIADLDSSGNVPANRLGNAAKFQRGSLSGFSKSMAPLEEYTVTIPVMPEAQSGRVYLSGSNYIGMEIAFNRSSLDGYSITGAGANSCASSKMDSGYVSYYGYGFNGSSTVKILECYINSNNSIIIKFVNTHLSTTTTINVASMSWEVKSQ; encoded by the coding sequence ATGCAGACAACAGCAAATTATGGACTTAAGAAACCGGACGGTACAGATATTGTTAACATTCAAGATTTTAACGACAATGTCGATGTGATTGATCAAAAGCTGAAACAGGCGATGGATGCGGCGGGAGAAATAGGTTCCCATGCTGATACTCACCGGCCCGGAGGTAGTGATCCTATTCCCACGGCGGCACCCTCGGGGGGATTGGGGACGGCTAATGCCGCCGGATCCAGCACAAGCCTTGCCCGTGCCGACCATGCCCATTTAGCCTTTGATAGCACAAATCCAGTGGCCAACGGCACGGCGTCGGCAGGATCAGCGGCCACTGCAGCCAGGAGAGACCATGTGCACCCGACCGATACCACCCGAGCCCCGTTGGCATCGCCAGCGCTCACTGGGACTCCGACTGCACCCACTGCGGCAGCGGATACGAGCACGACCCAGATTGCTACAACAGCGTTTGTTACCGGGCAAGCGGGGACTGTTACGCCTAACATGGATGGGTCTGCTGCCGTTGGGACATCAAAAAAGTATGCCAGAGAGGATCACAGGCATCCTGCAGATACAACCAGGGCACCATTGGCCTCCCCAGCATTAACGGGCACCCCCACAGCTCCTACGGCGGCAGTTGACACATCAACTACTCAAGTTGCCACAACGGCTTTTGTTGTAAATCAAGCAGCCTCGACAAGCCCCGTTATGGACGGGACGGCAACTGCAGGGACATCGAAGAGATATGCCAGGGCAGATCATGTTCATCCAGTCGATACGAGCCGGGCCGCGCAGACAGACCTTGTTGCGCATTTGGCGGAAGATGCGACATTAACCACTAAAGGGCATGTGCAATTATCGAGTAGCACAACAAGCACAAGCACGACTCTTGCAGCTACTCCAAGTGCAGTAAAAGTCGCCATGGACAAGGCTAATGCTGCAATCCCATCCTCGCAAAAAGGTGTTGCAAATGGTATTGCGGACCTTGATAGTAGCGGCAATGTCCCCGCTAATAGGTTAGGCAATGCTGCGAAATTTCAAAGGGGTAGTCTTTCGGGTTTTAGCAAATCCATGGCACCCTTAGAAGAGTATACTGTAACAATCCCTGTTATGCCGGAAGCGCAATCGGGGCGGGTTTATCTATCAGGATCTAACTATATAGGGATGGAGATTGCCTTTAATAGATCTAGCCTTGATGGCTATTCCATTACTGGGGCTGGCGCAAACAGTTGCGCATCATCAAAAATGGACAGCGGATATGTTTCCTATTACGGGTATGGGTTTAATGGATCATCGACAGTAAAAATTCTCGAATGTTACATTAATAGTAATAATTCTATAATCATCAAATTTGTGAATACTCACCTGAGTACTACCACTACAATCAATGTAGCAAGTATGTCGTGGGAGGTTAAAAGCCAATGA